GCAAGGATCATCTCAAgattcagcaatctctttccCTCACTTCCCATAGTAAGCTAGAGTAAATCCCTAGGGACTTATCTACCCTAATGTCTttcaaaatttccagcacattctcttgcTTAAAATCGACATGTTCTACGATATCAGACTTTTCCTCACATCAATGTCCCTctgactggtgaatactgaagcaaagtattcattgaggcCTTCCCCTACCTCTTCCGATTCCAGGCATATTTCCTCTTGTATAGCTGATTAGCCCTCCCATCActagtcatcctcctattcttcacatacatgtagaaaTCCTAGGGTTTTtcattaatcctacttgccaaggccttctcaccaAAGTCCATTTTTAGCTTCTTTCCTGGCTACCTTTTAAACACTAAAACACTGTCTGACCCTTGTTTCTTAAACCTCAAATaaacttctttcttcctcttaacTACGTTTCACATCTCTTATCAATCATGGCTCTCCAAGGCCACTATCCTTTCCTTGCTTCATGGGACAAACATCCAAAACCCTAAGCAAACGCTCTCTAAACAACCTGCACATTTCCATTGTGTATTTCCCCCAAATACATCCATTCCATTTTATGCTCCAAAGTTTCTGCCTACAGCATCAAAATTCACCCTCCCCCAATAAAATACTTACCCATACTGCTTGTCCCTCTCCAAGTCTATGGTAAAGGTCAGGGTTGTGGTCACTGACTCTGAAATGATcaccccactgagagatctgacacctaaccTGGTTTGTTTCCTAGCACCAGATCCAGTATGGCTTCCACTCTTGTCCATCTAACTGCATACTGTGTCAGCAATCCTTTCTGaaaacacctaacaaattccactccatctaaaccttttgcactaagAGGCACCAATCAATCTTCAGGAATTTGGAAATTACTCGTGACAACAACTCAGTTATTTTtggacctttccaaaatctgcctcctaatGTCTTTGTTAAAGGCAAGTATGAACGCAAATAGTTCTTGTAGCTGTTAACtttatattatcatttaattttgtATAGGTTTGACTCTGGTCTAAAATTAAAGACTGGCATATCAAATCCAATGGATAAGATTTAATAAATTTAATCTTGAATTAAGATTAAATATCTAGATTTAACAAAtttctcttccttttttaagctTATGGACTTTGTGGTAGTCCTTCACAAGGATCTGACACCAGAAACTCAAGCTACCTTTATGCTAGTTACACTTCACGAAGCAAGGGTTTAATGTTTGTGATCCAAGAGTTGAGAAACTTTTAGATCAAAAAGAAACAACCTCTCCAGTACGAGTGCTAAAACATTAACTTCTAAATCACTCTTCCCATATGCTActtaacctgctgagtacttttcagcatctgtagtcttTTGCGTATTTGTATCAATCTTTAACAATACtaacccaaggtcaggattgactTTTACTTGCGAGACCTTTATTCACTGCCCACCATTTTAAAACATGTGCATTTGTGAAATTATGCTTTCACATCTTTAACTGCCATAAAAAATCACTGTTATGCAAGAAATATGCCAACCACCGTGCAACAAACTCCCCCAAGCAGTACAGCAGTAATTTTCAAGATTTGACACAAGAGAAACCTTCCCTgaaacagtggtgtcaagaaaacaacctctatctcaatgttgcaaaaacaaaggaactggttgtggactacagcagGAATGGAGACAAATTAGACCCTAtttacatcaatggatctggggttgagagggtgaacagctttatgttcctctccataaacatcaccaaggatctcacatggtctgtgcaTACCAGCTGCGTggagaaaaaggcacaacagtgcctctgtcacctcagacagttgaggaagtttggtatgggcccccaattcctaagaactttctacaggagcacaactgagagcatcctgactggctgcattactgcctggtatgggaactgtacttccctcaatcacaggactctgcagaaagtggtgcggacagccaagcatatctgtagatgtgaacttcccactattcaagcCATTTACAAAGACGGGTATGTAAAAAAGAtctttggggacccgagtcaccccaactccAACTGCTCCAGTTGCTACCATGTCGGAAATGGTACCATAGCATAAAAGCTAGGACCAAcaagctccgggacagcttcttccaccaagccatcagactgtttaattcatgctgataacTGTACTTCTTtgttatactgactgtcctgttgtacttaCTATTTATTACATATTACTACAAATTGCACATTTATATGGAGATGtaaaatttttactcctcatgtaaataaaagtcaattcaattaaataTCTTGGAATagcgaataaactcttctcgggcttccagccgggtacaagcATCAATTATAAttgacgtttcaatgacaaaccctgccaccttcatcagttataattgatacccgAACCTGGctagaagcctgagaagagtttattcgtcatatacactgggaaagcactagatcctttttcatcttGGAATAGTGTCATGAAGTATTTGTATCAATCCAAGTCAACTAGAGAGCAATAATGGCCAAAGGCAAAGAGAGAGGATGAGTTAAGAGAATATGGGGTGAGCAGTGGAGTGGAACCCATGGAGCTCAGCAGGCAGAAGTAAGTCAAAATCATTAAGCTTCTAGCACTAATCAGGTTACAATAAAGCTGGTGCTGCATAGGAAGAATAAATGATAGATGAGATACGGAACTTGTCACAGTTCTGGGACAAGCAGAATATTTATGCCTCAACAGGCAGACAGTAAGTAATGAGACTGCAGTCCCCTTTTCTAATGTCTTCATGCAAAAATCTAGCAGTAATAACTAAGGGACTGCACTACAGAAGGGTCTAAACTCTGCATAAGGCATGCAGCTATGATTAGTTACCAAGTTGCCTTGATGACTGATTTGCTGAAAAGTTGTAGCTCTACACAATGGCACAGAGTATAGAATATCTGGGAATCTGACTCTCCCAAATTTCAACACTGGGACAACACAGCAAAATGAGATTAATTACAGAGGAACTAGATTAATATGTCAAACCCAAAAAAAGCAAAGCTCTTAGTGAAAAGACAATAAAAAGCGGCAGACGTAAAGGCAAAAGTACAATCTATTGTTTGTTTCATAATGAGACTTCACCCCCAAGGACAATTGCATTCATCTGAAGGTCCAATGGCTCCGATTAATCAGACCCAGACAAATGTATAACACCAAATGTTGACTAATCTAGAAAAGCATGCAAAGACTCATGTCCCTTTACACATATACAAAGAATTTTAATAAATTCTACTTGTGCCTCCATATTTTGTCACAAGACAAACATGTAGCTTTAAATCATGCGCAAATCACAAATCCAAACAAAGGGATTAACAAAGATGGTGCTCAGCAATCCAAGTCTTACTTTCAAATTCGGGTTAGTACTAAAGGTGACAATTTCTCCCAGCAAGCACATTCTTTAAATCTTACCTCTTGTAACAGATCAGCTTGTTCGATTGCCTTGAGTACATTCTTCTTTGATGTCTCCTGAACCTCACCTCCTAACAGGAACTCATCCAAGATAAAATAAGCCTTTTCAAAGTTAAAGATAATGTCGAGCTCACAGACCTTCAAAAAGCGTAAATAAAGACAAATGTGTTACCCAAATGTAGATACTATAATGTAACTATATTTAGAACTCAGTCCAGGTAACTTAATTCAATATTTCATTTATTCTACTCAAACAGTTACAAATTTAAATAGTTGTGTATAATCAAATCAGATATTTCACACAGCACCAAAAATATAAAATTTCTAGGGTGCATGTAAAAGCACATAATTACAATGAGCATTGTTATATTTTACTTTCTTTTTAACATTGTGAAAAATGTGAGAAACATAGTAACTACTTCCAAAAGTAGTTCCCATGGAGAAAGTATTAAGGACTTTTGGCATTTTTGAAAGCAGATaaatcaaattaaattatttCCAGGTAGTTAAAAGCATGGGAAAAAATTGAAGATTCAAGATGTAATTTTTCAATCTTCCCTAGCTAAGAGAGAAGTAACACTGAACATCTAGAAGAATTCTAAAATGTGGATGCTAAAGACAATTATAGGCAATTAGTTAACTTCAGTGATGAATAAATTACTGCAATCTACACGAACAATATAAACATCCATTAAGAAAAGCATGAACTAATCACAGTCAACAAGGATCTGTTAAAGGAAGGTAATACCTGACAAATATGATTTAATTTTTGTTTGGGTGCATGAATTTTAGCAAGGATTTGATATAATCCCAACCTGACAAGCAAATCAAAAAAGAAAATCCAAGGAAAAATACTAACAGTAGGAATTTAAAGACAATTTGATGGCAGGTATTTGTGGAACAAGAAGGTTGGTACAGTGGCACAGTTCAGTATCCTGAACTTTTCTTTGTCAATAGCTATTAATAATTTAGAGCAAATATGCAACGGATGGtaaagtttgcagttgataccAAGTTTGATCACAGTTTCAGTCAGCAGGAAAGCTTGAGTTACATGAATGCAAATTTAATCCTGAGAAATAGAAACATATTTCGCAGGACAGCAGAGTTTTGACCTGATCCATTACCTGAGCAATCATTTTGCCACTCATTATTTTTGGTGAATACACAAATGACCAATAGCCTGACAAGTCTTACTTACAGAATCATACTGTACAGACAACATACCTGACTCCACTATCACAATTCTTGGATACATTGTGTTCTACCggcaagagagagaaaaaaaacacctcCAGCAAATTGAAACTTAATTGTTATACATGGAAGATGCAGCATTCTTCACTGTAGGGTCACTTTCCTGGCTCAATCATGATAGAAAGAGAAGAATACAAATGATAACCATTCTTATTAGTACTGTCATATTTAGTCAAAGAGGACAGTGTCAGGTAGGTTCTGCTGTTATCTTCATCAATTGCCACATACCTAATCTAGCAACTACGTCCTTCAAAGTTCCACCAATTCCACTCAGTGTTGGTGCAAGTCATGTTGGACAAGATACAATTACTATGGTAAAGTTTGTAtttcagagaatggtgtaagTTTCTTTCTTCCTCTATTGCACAGCATGAGGACACCCTAGGGTAATAAATAAGGTATTAATACTTGTACCAACTGCCTTGAAGGCTCTTTCCAGTCAGTGAAACACAGTAGCCCAAGAATTGTGACTAGGGAGTCTGGTATATTGTCTGTACAACGCGATTCCCTGAGCAAGACTGTGAGGCTATTACTCAACTAGTCTGCAAGTCAACTCAACTCATCATAATGATCTAAGATGATGATGCATCAATGGAGAGACAAATGAGCATGATTGTTCTGATGAGCATGTGTGGTCAGTGACTTGAAACAGATTGCTTCACTCTCCACATTTGTTATCTGCCCTGCAAATTATTCCTAGTACCCATTCTGATGTTGGATTGTGAGAAATTTGATGAAAACCTTGCTGTGAATTAAGATTAAATAAGAGATTCTAtcgatgctgaaaatcttgagcagcacatacaaaatgctggaggaattcagcaagtcagccagcatctgtggaggggaataaatagtcctGATGAGGCATGAAATTATCCCCGTCTATATATGCTGTTTGACATAGTTTGTTCCTCCAGTATTATATTAATGCTTTGTATTAAGATTTTTCTTTACCAAAGTCACTGCATAATACATACAGGGATAAACTGCAGTTAAGGAAGGCGGATTTCAGATGTTTAATGAATTTAAATATTTCAACTCACACTTCCAAAATACTTGTCTAGAAGTTCAACGTAACGATGAATAATCTCAAGTGTTATGAgctcattgtcctggtcctcaatAGCACAGCAGAAATAAAGACTTGCATACCTATGCAAACAAAACAGTTTTATCACTTATTAAATCCATTGCATGATTGCCCCTGTACCCGATCAACTGACGTAATTTTTAACCACACTATTTTACATCTtctgaagaaaatttaaaatgcTGAATAAAACCAATGATATTGACATCTGCATCCAATATTCTACCAACAAGTTGTTGGCAGTAGGTGGTGCCAACCACATTGCCAACTTCTAGGCTGTGATGTGCTGGGGTAATGGCATCACAGGTGATGCctacaggctcaataaactgattagaaaggctgactctgttctaccacaacctccagtgtgtccagtttgattcctgtaacaaagcatcctacagaaaatactggaaattctggacaatgtttctcaccctctgcatgccactatGACTGaatagaggagcacttttaggacTAGGACAACTGTCCTGCTCCAAAGACTGTGATACAAAGTCATTCTTACCCTCCGCCATTAGGCTGTATAAACGACTCAACCTATAGCTGAAGAAGTGatgaccaccccccaccccccacctgttAGACTTATTAACCTGTTTACCACACTGATTGCAG
The sequence above is a segment of the Hypanus sabinus isolate sHypSab1 chromosome 4, sHypSab1.hap1, whole genome shotgun sequence genome. Coding sequences within it:
- the LOC132393013 gene encoding AP-1 complex subunit sigma-2 isoform X3, with product MQFMLLFSRQGKLRLQKWYVPLSDKEKKKITRELVQTVLARKPKMCSFLEWRDLKIVYKRYASLYFCCAIEDQDNELITLEIIHRYVELLDKYFGSVCELDIIFNFEKAYFILDEFLLGGEVQETSKKNVLKAIEQADLLQEPRHEYFNVPVY
- the LOC132393013 gene encoding AP-1 complex subunit sigma-2 isoform X2, which gives rise to MQFMLLFSRQGKLRLQKWYVPLSDKEKKKITRELVQTVLARKPKMCSFLEWRDLKIVYKRYASLYFCCAIEDQDNELITLEIIHRYVELLDKYFGSVCELDIIFNFEKAYFILDEFLLGGEVQETSKKNVLKAIEQADLLQENQNEDWGSLSADDIL
- the LOC132393013 gene encoding AP-1 complex subunit sigma-2 isoform X1, which produces MQFMLLFSRQGKLRLQKWYVPLSDKEKKKITRELVQTVLARKPKMCSFLEWRDLKIVYKRYASLYFCCAIEDQDNELITLEIIHRYVELLDKYFGSVCELDIIFNFEKAYFILDEFLLGGEVQETSKKNVLKAIEQADLLQEEAETPRSVLEEIGLT